The following proteins come from a genomic window of Methanosarcina sp. MTP4:
- a CDS encoding bifunctional methylenetetrahydrofolate dehydrogenase/methenyltetrahydrofolate cyclohydrolase: protein MSVESYESRIIDGKALAQLVEEEVRTGVEDLESGRGITPGLATILVGDDPASKMYVRLKHKACDRVGIRAEDYLLPADASQGDLLGLIKSLNENKDVHAILLQLPLPPQLSPQSAMEAIDPAKDADGFHPYNMGKLMIGDEGLVPCTPYGVIRALEEYNVPVQGKNAVIVGHSNVVGKPMAAMLLNRNATVSVCHVYTDDLKKYTLEADILVVAVGVKHLIKADMVKEGAVIFDVGITKEEDGVYGDVDFENVIKKASLITPVPGGVGPMTIAMLMRHVLMCAEKSL, encoded by the coding sequence ATGTCAGTCGAAAGCTATGAATCAAGAATCATAGACGGAAAAGCTCTTGCACAGCTTGTCGAAGAAGAAGTAAGGACAGGGGTCGAGGACCTGGAAAGTGGCAGGGGGATTACCCCGGGGCTTGCCACCATCCTCGTAGGAGACGACCCCGCCTCCAAGATGTACGTCCGCCTCAAGCACAAAGCCTGTGACAGGGTCGGGATCAGGGCTGAAGACTACCTGCTGCCCGCGGATGCCAGCCAGGGAGATCTCCTGGGCCTGATCAAAAGCCTGAACGAAAACAAAGACGTGCACGCAATCCTGCTCCAGCTCCCGCTCCCTCCCCAACTCTCTCCCCAGAGCGCAATGGAAGCCATAGACCCTGCCAAGGACGCAGACGGTTTCCACCCCTATAACATGGGCAAGCTCATGATCGGGGATGAGGGACTTGTGCCCTGCACTCCCTATGGGGTCATCCGGGCTCTGGAAGAATACAACGTTCCGGTCCAGGGAAAGAATGCGGTTATTGTCGGGCACAGCAATGTGGTCGGAAAACCTATGGCTGCCATGCTCCTGAACAGGAATGCCACGGTTTCGGTCTGCCACGTCTACACCGATGATCTGAAAAAATACACCCTGGAAGCCGACATCCTTGTCGTTGCAGTAGGGGTCAAGCACCTGATTAAGGCCGATATGGTTAAAGAAGGTGCTGTGATTTTCGATGTGGGAATCACCAAGGAAGAAGATGGCGTATACGGAGATGTGGACTTTGAAAACGTCATCAAGAAGGCTTCACTTATTACCCCCGTACCCGGCGGTGTGGGTCCAATGACCATCGCAATGCTCATGAGACATGTGCTTATGTGTGCGGAAAAGAGCCTCTAA
- a CDS encoding transcriptional regulator has translation MTKEVLIHQIIDVLSHAGFVVSERCNIRPRSFDIAARKDKTLLLCKVLFNIDGLNEATAREMKYLADYLGGSAIVVGAKTRDQMLEDSVVYMRYDVLSLSVQTLFDYFIENIPPLVSAAPGGLYVSIDGYILKKARTDISMSLGSLASMVGVSRRTISKYEEEGMDASIDVVLQLEDIFGIELALPIDILKPLEGRKSRKEPRREIEVPNQHSQPHSPRPEDSVLNMISLLGYDILTTAQAPFKAISKDESSTILTGVSEYNTTVIKRAHLMSSISSVTKTESVFIINGHAKIKSVENTVLIEKKELGKISDSDELLTFIEERKEES, from the coding sequence ATGACAAAAGAAGTTCTCATACATCAAATTATTGATGTATTGTCTCATGCGGGTTTTGTAGTTTCCGAGCGCTGCAATATCCGGCCGCGGAGTTTTGACATTGCTGCAAGAAAGGATAAAACTCTCTTACTTTGTAAGGTTTTATTTAACATTGACGGCCTGAACGAGGCAACTGCCCGGGAAATGAAGTACCTGGCAGACTATCTTGGAGGATCGGCTATAGTCGTGGGGGCTAAGACCAGGGACCAGATGCTTGAGGACAGCGTTGTATATATGCGCTACGACGTCCTCTCCCTGAGCGTCCAGACGCTCTTCGATTATTTTATCGAAAACATTCCTCCCCTGGTTTCTGCAGCGCCAGGGGGGCTTTATGTCTCCATTGACGGGTACATCCTGAAAAAAGCCCGTACGGATATTTCAATGTCTCTCGGATCCCTTGCTTCCATGGTGGGCGTCTCAAGGCGGACCATCAGCAAGTACGAAGAGGAAGGCATGGACGCTTCAATTGACGTAGTGCTCCAGCTGGAAGATATCTTCGGGATTGAGCTAGCCCTGCCTATAGATATCCTGAAACCCCTGGAGGGCAGGAAGTCCCGAAAAGAGCCACGGCGCGAAATTGAAGTTCCCAATCAGCACTCACAGCCCCATTCCCCTCGTCCTGAGGACTCGGTCCTCAATATGATTTCCCTGCTCGGGTACGACATACTTACGACAGCACAGGCCCCTTTCAAGGCTATTTCAAAGGACGAGTCGTCCACAATCCTTACCGGGGTCAGTGAGTATAACACCACGGTAATCAAGAGAGCTCACCTCATGAGCAGCATTTCAAGTGTCACGAAGACCGAGTCGGTTTTCATCATCAACGGGCATGCCAAAATCAAGTCCGTGGAAAACACTGTGCTTATCGAGAAAAAAGAGCTCGGGAAAATCAGTGATTCGGACGAGCTTCTGACCTTCATAGAAGAGCGCAAGGAAGAGAGTTGA
- the glyA gene encoding bifunctional serine hydroxymethyltransferase/L-allo-threonine aldolase produces the protein MSYIEEIDPEIAAAIEKEAERQEFKLNLIASENYASRAVMEAQGSIMTNKYAEGYSGKRYYGGCDFVDVAENLAISRAKEIFGAKYVNVQPHSGSGSNMAVYFSVLQPGDTIMSMNLSHGGHLSHGSPVSFSGKLYNIVPYGVNKETEMLDYAELLNMAKEQKPNMIVCGASAYPREIDFKQFREIADEVGAYLLADIAHIAGLVVAGVHQSPVPYADFVTTTTHKTLRGPRGGMIISRDEELAKAINKAVFPGLQGGPLMHIIAAKAVAFKEAMSEEFKQDQVQTVKNAAALCSCLKEKGFDLVSGGTDNHLMLVNLNNLDITGKDAEAAMSKAGIIANKNTVPFETRSPFVTSGVRLGAPSCTTRGMKEKEMELIADYIEVAVKNAENEQLLSEISGKVKELCAQFPVYR, from the coding sequence ATGTCTTACATAGAAGAAATCGATCCGGAAATTGCAGCGGCTATTGAAAAGGAAGCCGAGCGTCAGGAATTCAAGCTTAACCTGATCGCATCCGAAAATTATGCGAGCAGGGCCGTTATGGAGGCCCAGGGCTCGATTATGACCAACAAGTATGCCGAAGGGTATTCAGGCAAGCGTTACTACGGAGGCTGTGACTTCGTGGACGTTGCAGAAAACCTCGCAATCTCCAGGGCAAAGGAAATTTTCGGGGCAAAATATGTCAACGTCCAGCCCCATTCAGGCTCGGGCTCCAACATGGCAGTGTACTTTTCGGTGCTGCAGCCGGGCGACACCATAATGTCCATGAACCTTTCCCACGGCGGGCATCTCTCCCACGGCAGTCCCGTAAGCTTTTCAGGGAAGCTCTACAACATCGTGCCCTATGGTGTGAATAAAGAAACCGAGATGCTGGACTATGCCGAACTCCTCAACATGGCAAAGGAACAGAAGCCGAACATGATCGTCTGCGGGGCCTCAGCGTACCCGAGGGAGATCGATTTCAAGCAGTTCAGGGAAATTGCCGACGAAGTCGGGGCTTACCTCCTTGCAGACATTGCCCACATTGCAGGGCTTGTAGTTGCCGGTGTACACCAGAGCCCGGTGCCCTATGCTGACTTCGTGACCACCACCACTCACAAGACCCTCCGGGGTCCTCGTGGCGGGATGATTATTTCCAGGGATGAGGAACTTGCAAAGGCGATAAATAAAGCAGTCTTCCCGGGTCTCCAGGGCGGGCCTCTTATGCACATTATCGCTGCCAAGGCAGTGGCTTTCAAGGAAGCCATGAGTGAGGAGTTCAAGCAGGACCAGGTCCAGACCGTAAAGAACGCGGCAGCTCTTTGTTCCTGCCTGAAGGAAAAAGGCTTTGACCTTGTCTCCGGCGGAACCGACAACCACCTTATGCTTGTCAACCTGAACAACCTGGACATTACCGGCAAGGACGCAGAGGCGGCCATGAGCAAAGCCGGGATCATTGCCAACAAGAACACCGTGCCCTTCGAAACCCGCAGTCCCTTTGTCACCAGTGGAGTCCGGCTCGGTGCCCCTTCCTGTACCACAAGGGGTATGAAGGAAAAGGAAATGGAACTAATTGCCGACTATATCGAAGTTGCAGTCAAGAATGCTGAAAACGAACAGCTCCTGTCGGAAATAAGCGGCAAGGTGAAGGAACTCTGCGCACAGTTCCCGGTCTACCGCTAA
- a CDS encoding methylenetetrahydrofolate reductase — protein sequence MLFNFREKLNSSKFLVTAEISPPKGTNVAAPLEDASQLKGLADALNVTDNQCSIMHMSSLAFSKLLLDEGHEVIMQLTCRDRNRIGLQSDLLGAYALGLRNVCVMTGDFPSCGDHPGSKPVYDLDSVQLLELVRKLDKGIDLAGNRLDGGTSFCMGAVSGINPQEVLQLIKLEKKVSCGADFIQTQAVYDVGMFEEFVESTAHLEVPILAGLIPLKSLRMAEYMNEHISGIHVPEEILSRLKTASDPADEGFSIASETIKELTKLCRGVHIMPIGSHKNTRRLLSMAGISRK from the coding sequence ATGCTTTTTAATTTTAGAGAAAAACTGAATTCCAGTAAATTTCTGGTTACTGCTGAAATATCTCCTCCGAAAGGTACGAATGTAGCCGCCCCCCTGGAAGACGCCAGCCAGTTAAAGGGCCTTGCAGATGCCCTGAACGTCACAGATAACCAGTGTTCCATCATGCATATGAGTTCCCTGGCTTTCAGCAAGCTCCTGCTTGATGAAGGGCATGAGGTAATCATGCAGCTCACCTGCAGGGACCGGAACAGGATCGGGCTCCAGTCCGACCTTCTGGGTGCATATGCCCTCGGATTAAGGAACGTCTGTGTTATGACAGGGGACTTTCCTTCCTGCGGAGACCACCCGGGATCTAAACCCGTGTACGACCTCGATTCAGTACAGCTTCTGGAGCTTGTTCGAAAACTTGACAAAGGGATCGATTTAGCAGGAAATAGGCTGGACGGAGGTACTTCCTTCTGTATGGGTGCGGTTTCCGGCATAAACCCTCAAGAGGTCCTGCAGCTCATAAAACTTGAAAAAAAGGTCAGTTGCGGAGCCGATTTTATCCAGACTCAGGCAGTCTACGATGTGGGAATGTTTGAGGAGTTTGTGGAATCAACAGCCCATCTGGAAGTCCCTATCCTTGCCGGCCTCATCCCCCTTAAGTCCCTGAGGATGGCTGAGTACATGAATGAACATATCTCGGGAATACATGTCCCTGAAGAGATCCTTTCCCGTCTGAAAACCGCTTCTGACCCTGCCGATGAAGGTTTCTCCATAGCCTCCGAGACCATAAAGGAGCTTACAAAATTGTGTCGTGGCGTTCACATTATGCCCATCGGGTCTCATAAGAATACTCGCCGTTTGCTTTCCATGGCAGGAATTTCCCGGAAGTAA
- the purN gene encoding phosphoribosylglycinamide formyltransferase produces the protein MTVKIAVLVSGRGSNLQAIIDSIERGYIKDAAVNLVISNKADAYALERARKHGINAVFLDPGRYDRSGYDRDILKLLNNYDVDLLLLAGYFRILGSEIIDAYRDRILNIHPSLLPAFKGLHAQRQAFEYGVKVAGCTVHYVDEGLDSGPIILQSCVQVLPDDTEETLTGRILEQEHIIYPEAVRLFAEGKLKVEGRKVRSLD, from the coding sequence ATGACGGTAAAGATTGCAGTGCTGGTCTCCGGGCGGGGCTCGAACCTCCAGGCGATTATAGATAGCATTGAAAGGGGCTACATAAAAGATGCAGCGGTTAATCTGGTTATTTCCAATAAAGCCGATGCCTATGCGCTGGAACGTGCCAGGAAACATGGAATTAACGCTGTTTTTCTTGACCCGGGCAGGTACGACAGATCCGGATACGATCGGGATATCCTTAAACTTCTGAATAATTATGATGTGGACCTGCTCCTGCTTGCGGGCTACTTCCGGATCCTTGGCAGTGAAATCATTGACGCGTATAGAGACCGGATTTTGAACATCCACCCTTCCCTCCTCCCGGCGTTCAAGGGGCTGCATGCCCAGAGGCAGGCTTTCGAGTACGGGGTAAAAGTCGCAGGCTGCACGGTCCACTATGTTGACGAAGGGCTTGATTCGGGGCCGATTATTCTTCAGAGCTGCGTGCAGGTACTTCCCGACGACACGGAAGAAACTCTTACAGGCAGGATCCTCGAACAGGAACATATTATATATCCCGAAGCTGTCAGGCTTTTTGCGGAGGGCAAACTTAAAGTTGAGGGCAGGAAAGTAAGGTCTCTGGATTAA
- the folP gene encoding dihydropteroate synthase translates to MVVDTTICGLKVGDQYPAHVMGVINLSPESFFKGSVVAPDSVLEIARKMVEDGATFLDVGARSTWRFSEPISKAEELKRLLPVLEVLDGNVDAVISVDTMFSEIAEETLRRGADLVNDVSGFTIDPDMIRVVADHGCPAVVMASEKVPGDPLGMDAIISELDSIIRTAEAGGIDPNGLILDPAIGRWTEEKLSFYDFETLDDFDRLKIFEKPLLAALSRKSFIGEVLEKPAPERLYGSLAAAAIAVYKGAHIIRTHDVPETVDAVKVAGALRSRPSLVKEARYEVSVVEIKTPQDASLVMRKLGATGVGSQVMRDKSVHLVLRIRNLTTTEALIIKQELLARGGDAALTRDAVSHETETTDVLVMGTLLQLERLARKLEGQARSLPLIAGMLRECIANRSDLDYRYSR, encoded by the coding sequence ATGGTTGTTGATACTACTATCTGCGGTCTGAAAGTTGGAGACCAATACCCTGCGCATGTGATGGGTGTAATTAACCTGAGTCCCGAATCTTTCTTCAAAGGTTCGGTGGTTGCCCCCGACTCAGTGCTCGAAATTGCCCGGAAAATGGTCGAGGACGGAGCCACTTTCCTGGATGTGGGAGCCCGTTCTACCTGGAGGTTTTCAGAGCCTATCAGCAAGGCCGAAGAACTGAAACGGCTCTTGCCTGTCCTGGAAGTTCTGGATGGGAATGTGGACGCGGTGATCTCCGTGGACACGATGTTTTCGGAAATCGCAGAAGAAACTCTCAGGCGGGGGGCTGACCTCGTCAACGACGTTTCCGGCTTTACCATCGACCCGGATATGATAAGGGTTGTAGCAGACCACGGTTGTCCTGCTGTGGTGATGGCTTCGGAAAAGGTTCCGGGAGACCCTCTGGGGATGGATGCGATTATCTCAGAGCTTGATTCTATTATACGGACTGCCGAAGCCGGGGGAATTGACCCGAACGGCCTGATCCTTGATCCTGCCATAGGCAGGTGGACCGAAGAAAAACTTTCTTTCTATGACTTTGAAACCCTTGACGATTTCGATCGCCTGAAAATCTTCGAAAAACCTCTTCTAGCTGCCCTCTCAAGAAAATCCTTCATCGGAGAGGTGTTGGAAAAACCCGCGCCTGAAAGGCTCTACGGGAGCCTGGCGGCTGCAGCCATTGCGGTCTACAAGGGAGCTCACATCATCCGTACGCACGATGTACCCGAGACCGTGGACGCCGTGAAGGTCGCAGGGGCTTTGAGGAGCCGGCCCAGCCTGGTAAAGGAAGCCCGGTATGAGGTTTCAGTGGTTGAAATCAAGACTCCTCAGGATGCTTCTCTGGTAATGCGAAAGCTGGGAGCTACCGGAGTAGGCTCGCAGGTGATGCGGGACAAAAGTGTCCACCTGGTACTAAGGATCAGGAACCTCACCACAACCGAGGCCCTGATTATAAAACAGGAGTTACTTGCGCGGGGAGGCGACGCCGCCCTTACTCGTGATGCGGTTTCCCATGAAACGGAGACGACAGATGTCCTTGTGATGGGAACCCTTCTGCAACTCGAACGCCTGGCCCGGAAACTGGAGGGACAGGCCCGCTCCCTTCCCCTTATTGCAGGAATGTTACGTGAATGTATTGCAAACAGGAGTGACCTGGACTATCGATATTCGAGGTAA
- a CDS encoding tRNA(Ile)(2)-agmatinylcytidine synthase has translation MIIGIDDTDSNEGMCTTYLGALLLEELQAFGEVEKPPLLVRLNPTIPHKTRGNAAVALRLETCCPEKVMDHVISRIEEFARFECEKTNPGAVFIQENEGKLLKPVLRAFLEKAVRDVITIEEAKNLILELDIPSKSFKNGRGLIGALAACGAMLNREDWDHTYEHLAYRQREKWGTPRSVEKESLEEADRQTYPETWDTLDHANSLVVCVPHSPDPVLFGIRGKSPDTVTKAASLVRAEPTERFAVYRTNQGTDMHILPAESVEEIRDMHSYRVEGTVSATPKTIHGGHVIFSLRDKAGAELDCAAFEPTKNFRELVRELLPGDRVVLFGSVNSRTLNIEKIEIKELALLYTEENPKCPTCGKHMKSAGQGQGFRCRKCRTQAPSKVSCEIERALEPGLYEVPPCARRHLAKPLVREKRSDCRIFPSR, from the coding sequence ATGATTATCGGAATTGACGACACGGACTCAAATGAAGGGATGTGTACCACTTACCTGGGAGCCCTGCTGCTCGAAGAACTGCAGGCCTTCGGAGAAGTAGAAAAACCTCCACTCCTTGTCCGCCTGAACCCCACCATCCCCCACAAGACCCGGGGAAACGCAGCCGTAGCCCTCAGGCTGGAGACCTGCTGCCCTGAGAAAGTTATGGACCACGTCATCTCCAGAATCGAAGAATTTGCCCGGTTTGAATGTGAAAAAACAAACCCTGGAGCTGTTTTCATCCAGGAGAACGAAGGAAAACTCCTGAAACCCGTTCTCCGGGCCTTTCTGGAAAAAGCAGTCAGGGACGTTATCACAATCGAAGAGGCAAAAAACCTGATCTTGGAACTCGATATCCCCTCAAAAAGCTTCAAGAACGGGAGAGGGCTCATCGGCGCCCTTGCAGCCTGCGGGGCTATGCTGAACCGGGAAGACTGGGACCACACCTATGAACACCTGGCTTACAGGCAGCGGGAAAAGTGGGGGACCCCCCGCTCCGTGGAAAAGGAAAGCCTGGAAGAAGCCGACAGGCAGACATATCCGGAGACCTGGGACACCCTGGACCATGCAAACAGCCTTGTGGTATGCGTACCGCACTCCCCGGACCCTGTCCTCTTCGGGATCAGGGGAAAAAGCCCCGATACCGTCACAAAAGCCGCCTCCCTGGTCAGAGCTGAGCCAACCGAGCGCTTTGCAGTGTACAGGACAAACCAGGGCACTGACATGCACATCCTGCCTGCGGAGAGTGTAGAGGAAATTCGGGACATGCACTCGTACAGGGTGGAGGGCACGGTATCCGCAACTCCGAAAACAATTCACGGGGGGCACGTAATTTTCTCTCTCCGGGATAAAGCGGGAGCCGAACTTGACTGTGCGGCCTTCGAACCGACCAAGAACTTCCGGGAGCTTGTAAGGGAACTACTTCCAGGGGACAGGGTCGTGCTTTTTGGGAGCGTGAACTCCCGTACCCTGAACATAGAAAAAATAGAAATCAAAGAACTTGCCCTCCTCTACACGGAAGAAAACCCGAAATGCCCCACCTGTGGGAAACACATGAAGTCCGCAGGGCAGGGCCAGGGGTTCCGCTGCAGGAAATGCAGGACTCAGGCCCCTTCAAAAGTCAGCTGCGAAATAGAAAGGGCCCTTGAACCCGGCCTATATGAAGTTCCCCCCTGTGCGAGGAGACACCTGGCAAAGCCGCTTGTAAGGGAAAAACGCTCAGACTGCAGGATATTCCCTTCACGTTGA
- a CDS encoding methylenetetrahydrofolate reductase C-terminal domain-containing protein codes for MIITSAKPLEEILEILKDEDDVFIIGCNVCAAKLKTGGEPEVLAMCSRLEEHGKHVVGWALPTAACSIRSYESLVEKNEKIKEARCVLVMGCGSGVSATANVVDLPVYGSNNTLSLGGSSGGKLLSNQCIMCGDCTVGEFGGLCPKSQCPKGLLNGPCGGSVAGKCEVNSENDCVWALIYERLKKINRLDLLYVIRAPKEHAFK; via the coding sequence ATGATCATAACTTCAGCAAAACCCCTTGAAGAGATCCTTGAAATATTAAAGGATGAAGACGATGTCTTTATAATCGGATGCAATGTATGTGCTGCAAAGCTGAAGACCGGAGGAGAACCGGAAGTCCTTGCCATGTGCAGCCGGCTGGAAGAGCACGGAAAGCATGTAGTGGGCTGGGCTCTTCCCACTGCAGCCTGCAGTATCCGGTCTTATGAATCTCTTGTCGAGAAAAACGAGAAGATAAAAGAGGCCCGTTGCGTCCTTGTAATGGGCTGCGGAAGCGGTGTTTCCGCTACAGCCAATGTGGTTGACCTTCCCGTGTACGGTTCGAATAATACGCTTTCCCTCGGCGGATCAAGCGGTGGGAAACTTCTTAGCAACCAGTGCATTATGTGCGGGGACTGCACGGTCGGCGAGTTCGGTGGCCTGTGCCCGAAATCCCAGTGTCCCAAGGGGCTTTTGAACGGGCCCTGCGGAGGGTCAGTTGCAGGGAAGTGTGAAGTTAACAGTGAAAATGACTGCGTCTGGGCTCTGATTTACGAACGTCTGAAGAAAATTAACAGACTTGATCTTCTTTATGTTATACGTGCCCCAAAAGAGCATGCTTTTAAATAA